The following coding sequences lie in one Fibrobacter sp. UWT2 genomic window:
- a CDS encoding glycosyltransferase, producing MKVLVAPLDWGLGHATRCVPVVREFLKQGAEVELAVVRSNATLLRGFFQELRQRLAPSYNIVYPKHGYNMGLWLAKNGVHLRKVMNYEHRFAEEMVERYHYDVLVSDNRFGFYSRHAKSIYMTHQRRIAFPKVLSAFEPLGMLWHASVMKHFDEVWVPDLPDFPGYAAGLSHVNHSPVPVKYVGALSRFEGEILTAKSDVRYRFVAVVSGVEPARTRFENLLRKALVKIPGRHAIILGKPSLGVKSSNEQNLDLFTHLPDDQFAAVVKNAEWVVSRGGYSTVMDMAVLGAKCIFVPTPGQYEQIILGRDLAREGYAVTIDESKLSTETLLAAISEKARVALPKPSDNNLLKDAVYASIHSRFSSH from the coding sequence TTGAAAGTCCTTGTAGCACCTTTGGATTGGGGACTGGGGCATGCGACCCGTTGCGTGCCCGTGGTTCGTGAATTCCTGAAACAAGGTGCTGAGGTGGAACTTGCAGTGGTGCGTTCGAACGCCACCTTGTTGCGAGGATTCTTCCAGGAACTTCGCCAGCGTCTGGCGCCGTCCTACAATATCGTTTACCCGAAGCATGGCTATAACATGGGGCTGTGGCTGGCAAAGAACGGCGTTCATCTGCGGAAGGTGATGAATTACGAGCACCGTTTTGCTGAAGAAATGGTGGAACGTTACCATTACGATGTGCTGGTGTCCGATAATCGTTTCGGATTCTATAGCCGCCATGCGAAATCCATTTATATGACGCACCAGCGTCGTATCGCATTCCCGAAGGTGCTTTCGGCTTTTGAACCTCTAGGTATGCTTTGGCACGCTTCGGTCATGAAGCACTTCGATGAAGTCTGGGTGCCGGACTTGCCTGATTTTCCGGGGTATGCGGCGGGGCTTTCGCATGTAAATCATTCTCCGGTGCCGGTAAAGTATGTGGGGGCACTTTCGCGTTTTGAAGGCGAAATCCTGACGGCGAAATCGGACGTACGTTATCGCTTTGTCGCTGTCGTTTCGGGTGTGGAACCTGCCCGAACTCGCTTTGAAAATTTGCTGCGCAAGGCGCTGGTGAAAATTCCTGGTCGCCATGCGATTATTCTAGGAAAGCCGTCGCTTGGCGTAAAGAGTTCCAACGAACAGAACTTGGACTTGTTCACGCATTTGCCCGATGACCAGTTTGCTGCGGTTGTGAAAAATGCGGAATGGGTGGTGTCCCGTGGCGGTTACAGCACGGTGATGGATATGGCTGTCCTTGGCGCAAAATGCATTTTTGTGCCGACTCCGGGCCAGTACGAACAGATCATCTTGGGCCGCGACTTGGCCCGTGAGGGTTATGCTGTCACGATTGATGAATCCAAGTTGTCGACAGAAACCTTGCTTGCTGCCATTAGCGAAAAAGCCCGCGTCGCCCTTCCGAAACCAAGTGATAATAACCTGCTGAAGGATGCTGTATATGCCTCAATTCATTCTCGCTTTTCCTCTCACTAA
- the metF gene encoding methylenetetrahydrofolate reductase [NAD(P)H] has translation MKIVDILKQDKMSLSFEVFPPKKETSFESVKTATESIAALGPSFMSVTYGAGGGVSHFTLDIAKNLKQKFGIPMLAHLTCVSSSKETVHQRIEDMKAAGIKNVMALRGDLTPELIEKGRDNCDYHYAVELIRELKAADADFCIGAACYPEKHPESANQAEDIQHLKEKVDAGADFLTTQMVFDNNLFFSFLYKLRDAGVNCPVLPGIMPITNANQVERAIKLSGSFMPQRFKSLVDKFGSDPEAMKQAGIIYASDQIIDLYANGITNVHVYSMNKPDVAEGILKNVTAILGKNFK, from the coding sequence ATGAAGATTGTAGACATTCTGAAGCAAGACAAGATGAGCCTTTCGTTCGAAGTGTTTCCGCCTAAAAAAGAAACAAGTTTCGAAAGCGTGAAGACCGCCACCGAATCTATCGCAGCGCTGGGTCCCTCCTTTATGAGCGTTACCTACGGCGCAGGCGGCGGCGTTAGTCACTTCACCCTCGACATTGCCAAGAATCTCAAGCAAAAGTTCGGCATTCCGATGCTCGCCCACCTTACCTGCGTTTCTAGCAGCAAGGAAACGGTGCACCAGCGCATCGAAGACATGAAGGCCGCAGGCATCAAGAACGTCATGGCTCTCCGCGGAGACTTGACCCCGGAACTCATCGAAAAAGGTCGCGACAACTGCGACTACCATTACGCCGTAGAACTCATTCGCGAACTCAAGGCCGCCGATGCCGACTTTTGCATCGGTGCCGCCTGCTACCCCGAAAAGCACCCCGAAAGCGCCAACCAGGCCGAAGACATCCAGCACCTTAAAGAAAAGGTCGATGCCGGTGCAGATTTCTTGACCACGCAGATGGTGTTCGACAACAACCTGTTCTTCAGTTTCCTCTACAAGCTGCGCGATGCAGGCGTCAATTGCCCGGTGCTCCCCGGTATAATGCCGATTACGAACGCCAACCAGGTGGAACGCGCCATCAAGCTTTCCGGCTCGTTCATGCCGCAGCGTTTCAAGTCGCTGGTCGACAAGTTCGGTAGCGATCCCGAAGCCATGAAGCAGGCCGGCATCATTTACGCAAGTGATCAGATTATTGACCTGTACGCCAACGGCATCACGAACGTTCACGTGTATTCGATGAACAAGCCCGACGTTGCCGAGGGCATTCTCAAGAACGTCACCGCGATTTTGGGAAAGAACTTTAAATAA
- a CDS encoding NPCBM/NEW2 domain-containing protein yields the protein MKNILERLGISRRHFAVVGITLAVLVVAFLIFNNLTVSYARRWDIDWGYYSILSTFILLIVGVLVNIPVIARGWKGFKPSGKSICAFAGIALVFSVFMFGNISNTHRVLSDETSWESMGLQMYFQHTGGICNEGVWTDGVLDCKTEVNNFKGKALGFVYSLVFNFMNPNRDTALLVNFPFYLLSLLFFFFALSKWFKNEWAALAATAFLGGMPIYLLQARSASTEVLYIFLLAVLMAWYAFVPANKVNWKHFLLTVPLLGFFAQTRQETVFAFIPFALYYYKYFFEKAHRLPLFVAAVIAVSWPSVNTMAAYRGYDFQGGEHAAHSLENFWFNLKTNIEVMMNLETDSSFGGIMQNPFYTTFTIILLASTVWLLFRLIYSRRYWRGALLGILFCLQIFVILLNVSGTFTIDINQRYVLVALPLFALIMALGLYDALAFTTKMKPEAAGKIILAVSVALSVGLMIYHGDSYRHNMLYYRNKLLGEEDYLDKALESYPKNSIFIYARPWQMLASGHSSFSERSFMSWDNETFAKWQQVSGGNIYMVRGQDGYGELNRKSRVVGFKTTDQVDEILNDYKSERVLIEPKLFGYPLAIYKISAKKGVSTYLQNFFVSDMENNAMVVNKRFPETITYAYSLNGELQEELMLSLPSDTLLLDSTKIKAGMNRVTFECVMPDADTLKLVKDFFVESPEVLLLSELKMESFEQAWGQPQKNASVEHHKITIDKEIFRYGIGSHAPSFMKFQLPRAFDTFYATIGLDDESVGGDGASFIVLGDGQELFRSKRMYSTEKQRISVNVRGVRVLELRLDEGDKHDKDYDHGDWANAWLEADH from the coding sequence ATGAAGAATATTCTCGAGCGTCTGGGCATAAGCCGCAGGCATTTTGCTGTTGTTGGAATTACGTTGGCCGTATTGGTGGTCGCGTTCCTTATATTCAATAATTTGACCGTTTCGTATGCCCGTCGCTGGGACATTGATTGGGGTTATTACTCCATTCTTTCGACGTTCATTCTGCTGATTGTGGGCGTGCTGGTCAATATCCCGGTCATTGCTCGGGGATGGAAGGGCTTTAAGCCTTCGGGTAAAAGCATTTGTGCCTTTGCGGGCATTGCGCTTGTGTTTTCGGTGTTCATGTTCGGAAACATCAGCAATACGCACCGTGTCTTGAGTGATGAAACAAGCTGGGAGTCCATGGGACTCCAAATGTATTTTCAACACACGGGCGGTATCTGTAACGAAGGTGTTTGGACCGATGGCGTGCTGGATTGCAAAACCGAAGTGAACAACTTCAAGGGCAAGGCTCTCGGATTTGTTTATTCGCTGGTGTTCAATTTCATGAACCCTAATCGCGATACGGCCTTGCTGGTGAACTTCCCGTTCTACTTGCTGAGCCTCCTGTTCTTCTTCTTTGCACTTTCCAAGTGGTTCAAGAACGAATGGGCGGCGCTGGCGGCGACGGCGTTTCTGGGCGGTATGCCTATTTACCTGTTGCAGGCCCGTTCAGCATCTACCGAAGTGCTGTACATTTTCTTGCTTGCAGTCCTTATGGCGTGGTATGCCTTTGTGCCGGCAAACAAGGTGAATTGGAAACATTTCTTGCTCACGGTTCCGCTTCTTGGCTTCTTTGCCCAGACGCGACAAGAAACCGTGTTTGCGTTTATTCCTTTTGCCCTTTACTACTACAAGTATTTCTTTGAAAAGGCCCACAGGCTTCCGCTGTTTGTGGCGGCTGTGATTGCCGTGAGCTGGCCCTCGGTGAATACGATGGCGGCTTATCGTGGCTACGATTTCCAGGGGGGTGAACACGCAGCCCATTCGCTAGAAAATTTCTGGTTCAACTTGAAGACGAATATAGAAGTGATGATGAATCTGGAAACGGATTCGTCTTTCGGCGGCATTATGCAGAATCCCTTCTATACGACCTTTACGATTATTCTGTTGGCGTCTACGGTCTGGTTGCTGTTCCGCCTGATTTATTCTCGCCGCTACTGGCGCGGCGCCTTGCTTGGCATTCTGTTCTGCCTGCAGATTTTCGTGATTCTTTTGAATGTGTCGGGGACGTTCACGATCGATATCAACCAGCGTTATGTGCTGGTGGCGCTCCCGCTTTTTGCCCTGATTATGGCGCTTGGCCTTTATGATGCGCTGGCGTTCACCACGAAGATGAAGCCTGAGGCTGCAGGAAAGATTATCCTCGCGGTTTCGGTGGCACTTTCGGTGGGCCTTATGATTTACCATGGGGACAGCTATCGCCATAACATGCTCTATTACAGGAACAAGCTGCTGGGTGAAGAAGACTACCTCGACAAGGCTCTTGAAAGCTACCCGAAAAATTCCATCTTTATTTATGCTCGCCCTTGGCAGATGCTTGCTTCGGGTCATAGTTCCTTCAGTGAACGTTCCTTTATGAGCTGGGACAATGAAACTTTTGCCAAGTGGCAGCAGGTTTCGGGCGGAAACATCTACATGGTCCGCGGCCAGGACGGTTATGGCGAATTGAACCGCAAGTCCCGTGTGGTGGGCTTCAAGACGACTGACCAGGTGGACGAAATCTTGAACGACTACAAGAGTGAACGAGTGCTGATTGAACCCAAATTGTTTGGCTATCCACTTGCGATTTACAAGATTTCGGCCAAGAAGGGTGTATCTACCTATTTGCAGAATTTCTTTGTGAGCGATATGGAAAACAATGCCATGGTCGTGAACAAGCGATTCCCCGAAACCATCACTTACGCTTATTCCTTGAATGGGGAACTGCAGGAAGAATTGATGCTCTCGCTCCCGTCGGACACGTTGCTTCTGGATTCTACCAAGATTAAGGCCGGCATGAACCGGGTGACTTTCGAATGCGTCATGCCTGATGCGGATACCCTTAAGCTGGTGAAGGATTTCTTTGTGGAATCGCCGGAGGTGTTGCTGCTTTCTGAACTGAAGATGGAAAGCTTTGAACAGGCTTGGGGACAGCCCCAGAAGAATGCTTCGGTGGAACATCATAAGATTACCATCGACAAGGAAATCTTCCGTTACGGAATCGGTTCCCATGCACCTTCGTTCATGAAGTTCCAACTGCCTCGGGCTTTTGATACCTTCTATGCCACCATCGGTCTTGATGACGAAAGCGTCGGCGGCGATGGCGCCTCCTTCATTGTGCTGGGCGATGGCCAAGAACTTTTCCGCAGCAAGCGTATGTATTCCACTGAAAAGCAGAGAATCTCTGTTAACGTCAGGGGTGTGCGCGTTTTGGAATTGCGTCTGGATGAAGGCGACAAGCACGATAAGGATTACGACCACGGTGACTGGGCGAATGCCTGGCTGGAGGCCGATCATTGA